One stretch of Paraburkholderia fungorum DNA includes these proteins:
- a CDS encoding VC0807 family protein — protein sequence MKLRPGFVVEMAVNFLLPWLAYRFTLPHLGETGALIASAVPPIVWSLIELARFRRVDALSVMVVAGIVLSVAAMAMGGSPRVLLLRESLVSGAVGVVFLLSLPMRRPLIFYLARATVAREMEGGAAHFEALWRERPALATAMRMMTLVWGVGLTTETALRSWMALTWPIERFLVVSPFIGYGIYGGLALWTLWYRKALSSRAAAKVQSGEVAG from the coding sequence ATGAAACTGCGCCCCGGTTTTGTGGTGGAGATGGCCGTCAACTTTCTGCTGCCCTGGCTCGCCTACCGCTTCACGCTGCCGCATCTCGGCGAGACCGGCGCGTTGATCGCGTCGGCCGTGCCGCCGATCGTCTGGAGTCTGATCGAACTGGCGCGCTTTCGCCGGGTCGACGCGCTCAGCGTGATGGTGGTCGCCGGGATCGTGCTCTCGGTCGCCGCCATGGCGATGGGCGGCAGTCCACGTGTGCTGCTGTTGCGCGAGTCGCTGGTGTCCGGCGCGGTCGGCGTGGTGTTTCTGCTTTCGCTGCCGATGCGCCGCCCGCTGATCTTTTATCTCGCGCGCGCCACAGTTGCTCGCGAGATGGAAGGCGGCGCTGCGCATTTCGAGGCGCTGTGGCGCGAACGACCCGCACTCGCTACCGCGATGCGAATGATGACGCTGGTATGGGGCGTCGGCTTGACTACCGAGACCGCACTGCGCTCGTGGATGGCGCTGACATGGCCGATCGAGCGGTTTCTGGTGGTCTCGCCGTTTATCGGTTACGGCATTTACGGTGGCCTTGCACTGTGGACGCTTTGGTATCGGAAGGCTTTGAGTAGCCGGGCTGCTGCAAAAGTGCAGTCGGGTGAGGTGGCGGGGTGA
- the arfB gene encoding alternative ribosome rescue aminoacyl-tRNA hydrolase ArfB: MTSRYPIPLNEIELTAVRAQGAGGQNVNKVSSAIHLRFDVQASSLPEVLKMRLLALSDHRLTRDGVVIIKAQEHRTQEMNRAAALARLDELIESVSVTRKPRVATRPTRASNRRRLDSKAKHGEIKSGRGRVVD, encoded by the coding sequence ATGACATCCCGTTATCCGATCCCGCTCAACGAAATCGAACTGACCGCAGTGCGCGCACAAGGGGCGGGCGGTCAGAACGTCAATAAAGTGTCGAGTGCCATTCATTTGCGTTTCGACGTGCAGGCCTCGTCGCTGCCGGAGGTGCTGAAAATGCGTCTGCTCGCGCTGTCCGATCATCGGCTCACGCGTGACGGCGTGGTGATCATCAAGGCCCAGGAACATCGCACTCAGGAGATGAATCGCGCGGCGGCGCTCGCACGGCTCGATGAACTGATAGAGAGCGTCAGCGTGACGCGCAAGCCGCGTGTCGCGACCCGGCCGACGCGCGCATCGAACCGGCGGCGTCTCGATAGCAAAGCGAAACACGGTGAGATCAAATCGGGGCGAGGCAGGGTGGTCGACTGA
- a CDS encoding EAL domain-containing protein translates to MPTVSELTLSGLLPHLVRDESGWTATWRALTLHSVFQPVISVTHQCVVGYEGLLRAFDPVGLPVSPEVLFSGTRSAADARELDRIARCLHVANFMEQGITTGWLFLNTRPQVFETGWPQRAFIDELSAHFGLPQERIVIEVLEQPADDESAVASMLAASQPRDFLIAIDDFGTGFSNFDRVWRFRPDIVKLDRSLVARAGKREGDDSMIDHLIAMLHQSGTLVLAEGVETEEELMILMQADVDFVQGFWLGQPKGSIQAACARVPTLVESIWNKFAAYEREVAGHQRLGFEGFAEAVLAAADTYKVTGDLRQAAQKVWHLREARRVFITDGQGEQTQPSVTAASVPPPPLRLAPLYTETRSNWSRRAYFKHALAAPGRVAMMGPHYSLADGEDCYTAALAFERDGMHVLCVDFVPAAADSETRPRGRGKR, encoded by the coding sequence ATGCCAACCGTCAGCGAATTGACCCTGAGCGGCCTGCTCCCGCATCTGGTACGGGATGAATCCGGCTGGACCGCGACGTGGCGCGCGTTGACGCTGCATAGCGTGTTCCAGCCCGTGATTTCGGTGACACACCAATGCGTGGTCGGTTATGAAGGCTTGTTGCGCGCCTTCGATCCGGTCGGCTTGCCGGTCTCGCCCGAAGTCCTTTTTTCCGGCACGCGGTCGGCTGCGGATGCCCGCGAACTCGACCGCATCGCGCGCTGTCTGCACGTCGCGAATTTCATGGAACAAGGCATTACCACCGGTTGGCTGTTTCTGAACACGCGTCCACAAGTATTCGAAACCGGCTGGCCGCAGCGCGCGTTCATCGACGAGTTGTCCGCGCATTTCGGGTTGCCGCAGGAACGCATCGTGATCGAGGTGCTGGAGCAGCCCGCCGACGATGAATCGGCCGTCGCCAGCATGCTCGCCGCATCGCAGCCGCGCGATTTCCTGATCGCGATCGACGACTTCGGCACAGGCTTTTCGAACTTCGACCGCGTGTGGCGTTTCCGTCCCGACATCGTCAAGCTCGACCGCTCGCTGGTGGCGCGCGCGGGCAAGCGCGAGGGCGACGATTCGATGATCGATCATCTGATCGCGATGCTCCATCAGTCCGGCACGCTGGTGCTGGCCGAAGGCGTCGAGACCGAAGAGGAATTGATGATCCTGATGCAGGCCGACGTCGATTTCGTGCAGGGCTTCTGGCTCGGTCAGCCGAAGGGTTCGATACAGGCGGCGTGCGCCCGCGTGCCGACGCTGGTCGAATCGATCTGGAACAAGTTCGCCGCGTACGAACGCGAGGTCGCGGGTCATCAGCGGCTCGGTTTCGAGGGCTTCGCGGAGGCGGTGCTGGCGGCGGCGGACACCTACAAGGTAACCGGCGATCTGCGCCAGGCCGCGCAAAAAGTATGGCATCTGCGGGAAGCACGCCGGGTCTTCATCACCGACGGTCAAGGCGAGCAAACCCAGCCATCAGTGACGGCCGCTTCGGTGCCACCACCGCCGCTGCGGCTCGCGCCGCTTTACACCGAAACGCGCAGCAACTGGTCACGGCGTGCGTACTTCAAGCACGCGCTTGCCGCGCCGGGACGGGTCGCGATGATGGGTCCGCATTATTCGCTGGCCGACGGCGAGGACTGCTACACCGCGGCGCTGGCGTTCGAGCGCGATGGGATGCACGTGCTGTGCGTGGACTTCGTGCCGGCTGCGGCTGACTCTGAAACTCGTCCCCGGGGACGAGGGAAGCGGTAG
- a CDS encoding putative quinol monooxygenase has translation MSEIAVVAISVAKPGYEEQVREALEGIVGPTRKEQGALQYDLHRDLQEPRRFVFVERWESQEALAAHAKSAHLEAYRKAAADWLEHSEVRVVSKIV, from the coding sequence ATGTCGGAAATCGCGGTGGTCGCAATCTCGGTGGCAAAACCAGGCTATGAAGAGCAGGTGCGCGAGGCGCTCGAAGGTATCGTCGGGCCGACGCGCAAGGAGCAGGGTGCGCTTCAGTACGATCTGCACCGTGATCTGCAGGAGCCGCGCCGGTTTGTGTTCGTCGAGCGTTGGGAAAGCCAGGAAGCGCTGGCGGCGCATGCGAAGTCAGCGCATCTGGAGGCTTATCGTAAAGCCGCCGCAGACTGGCTCGAACACTCGGAAGTTCGCGTCGTGTCGAAGATCGTGTAA
- a CDS encoding YdcF family protein — MILFTLLALFFAAIVRWKRARRPLILVTVILFWLLAAGWLAAPLLDLAQPHRENVTPTTFAPRTAIILLGGGTIYDHNHVLVPPHDVLSRISVSAENYTECKRNAASCQVIVSGGNPQRHPATEAETYLPYLLREKVPRADIVLEDSSLTTYENARNVSAIVGQSRYDTVILVTSAYHMPRALLDFHRFGIAPQPLISSARRVQLGVLPRYENLKSAEIALHELIGIAQFHVYRALGWF; from the coding sequence TTGATTCTATTCACTTTATTAGCGCTTTTTTTTGCAGCAATCGTGCGATGGAAGCGCGCCCGCCGCCCCCTCATCCTTGTCACTGTCATCCTGTTCTGGCTGCTTGCAGCCGGGTGGCTGGCAGCGCCCTTACTCGATCTGGCGCAGCCGCATCGGGAAAATGTGACGCCGACCACGTTTGCGCCGCGCACGGCAATCATCCTGCTGGGTGGCGGCACGATTTACGACCACAACCACGTGCTCGTACCACCGCACGACGTACTCTCCCGCATTTCGGTGAGCGCGGAGAATTACACGGAATGCAAACGAAACGCGGCCAGTTGCCAGGTGATCGTGAGCGGCGGCAATCCGCAGCGGCACCCCGCCACCGAAGCCGAGACTTATCTTCCTTACCTATTGCGTGAGAAGGTTCCTCGCGCGGACATCGTGCTTGAAGACAGCAGTCTCACGACGTATGAAAACGCGCGCAACGTATCGGCCATTGTCGGTCAATCACGTTACGACACGGTGATCCTCGTCACCTCCGCGTATCACATGCCGCGGGCGTTACTCGACTTTCACCGCTTCGGCATTGCGCCGCAACCGTTGATCTCCAGCGCGCGGCGCGTCCAACTGGGCGTATTGCCGCGCTATGAGAATCTGAAGAGTGCGGAGATCGCGTTGCATGAACTGATTGGAATCGCGCAATTTCACGTCTATCGCGCACTCGGCTGGTTCTGA
- a CDS encoding LysR family transcriptional regulator: MNVTLRQLRVFIEVARLQSFSRAGDEIGLTQSAVSRCVRELESEIGLKLIDRTTREVQLTDVGGNLVSSVSRLLTDLDDALREIREIGEQRRGRVVVAASPTVAYRLMPRVVASCMQQFPYITLGLRDDVQSDVVRKVKSGEVDFGVIIGPFSADDLISESLMTDSFCVVFRDDHPLAAQEQVAWADLEGQQLVMLDYASGSRPIIDAVMQAHGVSATVVQELGHSATVFGLVEAGVGVSVLPWLALPLPAGAALVARPLVPRAERTVELVRRRDRSLSPAAEAVWGLIRQLPARAEDLN, translated from the coding sequence ATGAATGTGACGTTGCGTCAGCTAAGGGTTTTCATTGAGGTCGCGCGTCTGCAGAGTTTTAGCCGGGCGGGAGATGAGATTGGTCTGACGCAATCGGCGGTAAGTCGCTGCGTGCGCGAACTGGAGAGCGAGATCGGTCTCAAGCTGATCGACCGTACTACGCGCGAGGTGCAACTGACCGATGTTGGCGGCAATCTGGTGTCGAGCGTGTCGCGGCTGTTGACCGATCTGGACGACGCATTGCGCGAAATCCGCGAAATCGGCGAGCAGCGCCGTGGACGCGTGGTAGTGGCCGCCAGCCCCACCGTGGCTTACCGGCTGATGCCACGCGTGGTGGCGTCGTGCATGCAACAGTTTCCGTACATCACCTTGGGACTGCGCGACGACGTGCAGAGCGACGTGGTGCGCAAGGTCAAGTCGGGCGAGGTCGATTTCGGGGTGATCATCGGCCCTTTTTCCGCCGACGATCTCATCAGCGAGTCGCTGATGACCGACTCGTTCTGCGTGGTCTTTCGCGACGATCACCCGCTGGCAGCACAGGAGCAGGTCGCGTGGGCGGATCTGGAAGGTCAGCAGTTGGTGATGCTCGATTACGCGTCGGGTAGCCGGCCGATTATCGACGCCGTGATGCAGGCGCACGGCGTAAGCGCCACGGTGGTGCAGGAGTTAGGGCATTCCGCGACCGTTTTTGGGCTGGTGGAGGCCGGCGTCGGCGTCAGCGTGCTGCCGTGGCTGGCGTTGCCCTTGCCGGCGGGCGCGGCGCTGGTCGCGCGGCCGCTCGTGCCGCGAGCGGAGCGCACGGTCGAATTGGTGCGGCGGCGGGACCGGTCGCTATCACCGGCAGCGGAGGCTGTGTGGGGGTTGATCCGGCAACTGCCGGCGCGGGCGGAGGATTTGAATTAG
- a CDS encoding pyridoxal phosphate-dependent aminotransferase has product MSVSDLPVPFIPNARDAVRALRPSQIREVANAGFGVSDVLPFWFGESDRVTPAFIREAASAALAGGATFYTHNLGIAPLRAALAGYVTGLHGATSADHIAVTSAGVNALMLASQLVVGAGDRVVAVTPLWPNLVEIPKILGAHVETVALNYGEHGWQLDIERLLAALTPDTRMLLINSPNNPTGWVMSRDEQRTVLAHCRLHGIWIVADEVYERLYYADAEAGAEGSSARTAPSFLDLAGRDERVICVNSFSKAWLMTGWRLGWIVAPAGLMDDLGKLVEYNTSCAPSFVQQAGIAAVQQGERYTQELVRDLKTSRDHLVRALSELPGVDVKAPPGAMYLFFSMPGAEHSLDLCKAMVREVGLGIAPGSAFGPQGEGFVRWCYACDTARLDAGVERLKRYLAQYGTVW; this is encoded by the coding sequence ATGAGCGTGTCGGACCTGCCTGTGCCCTTCATCCCGAATGCGCGCGACGCCGTGCGCGCGCTGCGTCCTTCGCAAATCCGCGAAGTCGCCAACGCCGGTTTTGGCGTCAGCGACGTGCTGCCGTTCTGGTTCGGCGAGTCCGATCGGGTCACGCCGGCCTTCATCCGCGAAGCCGCCAGCGCTGCTCTTGCAGGCGGCGCGACGTTCTACACGCATAACCTGGGCATTGCGCCATTGCGCGCGGCGCTGGCGGGTTATGTGACCGGACTGCACGGCGCGACGTCGGCGGATCACATCGCGGTGACCAGCGCGGGTGTCAACGCGCTGATGCTTGCTTCGCAACTGGTAGTGGGTGCAGGTGATCGTGTGGTTGCCGTCACCCCGTTGTGGCCGAATCTGGTCGAGATTCCGAAAATTCTTGGTGCCCATGTCGAAACGGTCGCGCTTAACTATGGCGAACATGGCTGGCAGCTTGACATCGAGCGACTGCTCGCGGCGCTGACACCCGACACCCGAATGCTGCTGATCAACTCGCCGAACAATCCGACCGGCTGGGTGATGAGCCGCGACGAGCAGCGCACCGTGCTGGCGCATTGCCGTCTCCACGGCATCTGGATCGTCGCTGACGAAGTCTACGAGCGCCTGTATTACGCCGACGCGGAAGCGGGCGCAGAAGGCTCATCGGCCCGCACAGCACCGTCGTTTCTCGATCTGGCCGGGCGCGACGAGCGTGTGATCTGCGTGAATTCGTTTTCAAAGGCGTGGCTGATGACCGGCTGGCGGCTAGGGTGGATCGTCGCACCTGCTGGTTTGATGGACGACCTGGGCAAGCTGGTCGAGTACAACACTTCGTGCGCGCCGTCTTTCGTGCAGCAGGCGGGGATCGCAGCCGTTCAGCAGGGCGAGCGCTATACGCAGGAACTGGTGCGCGACCTGAAAACCTCGCGAGACCACCTGGTGCGCGCGCTTTCCGAACTGCCGGGAGTTGACGTAAAGGCGCCGCCGGGTGCGATGTATCTGTTTTTCTCGATGCCGGGAGCCGAGCACAGCCTGGATTTGTGTAAAGCCATGGTGCGCGAAGTTGGGCTTGGCATAGCGCCTGGCAGCGCATTTGGTCCGCAGGGCGAAGGTTTTGTGCGCTGGTGTTATGCCTGCGATACGGCGCGACTCGACGCGGGCGTCGAGCGTCTGAAACGCTATCTGGCGCAATACGGAACAGTCTGGTGA
- the scpB gene encoding SMC-Scp complex subunit ScpB produces MNTQEAKIVLETALICAQEPLKLGELRKLFADGVSADTVRTLLEDLKQDWSGRGVELVGLASGWRFQSKPAMRSYLDRLHPEKPPKYSRAVLETLAIIAYRQPVTRGDIEEIRGVTVNTQVVKQLEDRNWIEVIGHRDVPGRPALYATTRQFLDDLGLRALDELPPLADPSAQLNADLLGQHAIEFADAEVAQTLVSGEEGDAGDLAAEAAVRAVSFDSTATALEEGGSEVEAKAEAASATTMAADTNIDAATTAPEAGSSTVEAGSVDNVTDPAAPATTPHFDAAGSPATPEHAEKAHAEPQAGIAEPAQNHDPVSQADPAIPAHDSGVLRDTEHAAEPNPTTAAHGDPEDRRDAAQDAGVLTDDEPESRSA; encoded by the coding sequence ATGAATACCCAAGAGGCGAAGATCGTCCTCGAGACTGCCTTGATCTGCGCGCAGGAGCCGTTAAAGCTCGGCGAGTTACGCAAGCTCTTTGCCGACGGCGTGTCGGCAGACACCGTTCGGACTTTGCTCGAAGACCTCAAGCAGGACTGGTCTGGGCGCGGTGTGGAGTTGGTCGGGCTGGCGTCGGGCTGGCGGTTTCAAAGCAAGCCCGCGATGCGTTCGTATCTGGATCGTTTGCATCCTGAAAAGCCGCCGAAATATTCGCGCGCGGTGCTCGAAACGCTCGCGATCATTGCGTACCGACAGCCGGTCACGCGAGGCGATATCGAAGAAATTCGTGGCGTCACGGTGAATACGCAGGTCGTCAAGCAACTCGAAGACCGTAACTGGATCGAAGTGATCGGTCATCGCGATGTGCCGGGCCGTCCGGCGCTGTACGCGACTACGAGGCAGTTTCTCGACGACCTCGGTCTGCGCGCGCTCGACGAGTTGCCGCCGCTGGCCGATCCGTCGGCTCAGTTGAATGCCGATCTGCTCGGTCAGCATGCGATCGAATTCGCCGATGCCGAGGTTGCGCAGACTCTCGTATCAGGTGAGGAAGGCGACGCCGGCGACTTGGCGGCTGAAGCTGCGGTGCGAGCCGTGAGTTTTGACTCTACGGCCACGGCGCTCGAAGAAGGCGGGAGCGAAGTCGAAGCGAAGGCTGAAGCAGCCAGCGCTACGACGATGGCAGCGGATACGAATATCGACGCAGCGACCACCGCGCCGGAAGCAGGAAGTAGCACCGTCGAAGCCGGGTCGGTCGATAACGTTACTGATCCCGCTGCACCGGCAACGACGCCGCATTTCGATGCCGCAGGCTCACCGGCCACGCCAGAACACGCCGAAAAGGCGCATGCAGAACCGCAGGCCGGCATCGCCGAGCCCGCACAGAATCACGATCCGGTCTCCCAGGCCGATCCGGCAATACCCGCGCACGACTCGGGCGTACTCCGCGATACGGAGCACGCCGCCGAGCCGAATCCGACCACGGCGGCGCACGGCGATCCTGAAGATCGCCGCGATGCCGCACAGGACGCAGGCGTTCTGACCGACGACGAACCCGAGTCGCGCAGCGCCTGA
- the rluB gene encoding 23S rRNA pseudouridine(2605) synthase RluB: MTHTHDTDSSESERAVPSARADEARTTQASAGEGERPAQSAEADGEDRPRRGLRRGPRSLIARRRAGAKTKGAEGAPAQGAPVVTEAPPDGEVVAQVRMPRKDAGAKGQGPRRNAGGAKREGGQREGAAREGQRERQPREGGQRQNNRRGGEASAAPAPAEAGQDDLFSYVTSPAFDADNSATGGVRAPMLRRGKPAAPKRVLAADDDAPKLHKVLAEAGMGSRRDMEELIVAGRVSVNGEPAHIGQRIMPTDQVRINGKPVKRKLANKPPRVLLYHKPTGEIVSHADPEGRPSVFDKLPPMKTAKWLAVGRLDFNTEGLLMLTTSGDLANRFMHPRYSVEREYAVRVVGELAEGMRQKLLHGVELEDGPANFLRIRDGGGEGTNHWYHVALAEGRNREVRRMFEAAGLMVSRLIRTRHGAISLPKGLKRGRYEELEDNQVRALMASVGLKAPTEERGSRNSAPERKQPDPMQTSMGFIGREPVLMSHSRFEQQPRGQGQGRRGAAGGGFGGGTGGSFGGGAGSGGGYGNRGTGRGASGFGGGSMGGATGPRGGREVDGNRAPSGNGNRSGGGKRAAGGANPGNGGGSRGPAGNRGGNANRAGGNANPAGGNRSGGAPRGRSRGR; this comes from the coding sequence TTGACACATACCCACGACACCGATTCGTCCGAATCCGAGCGCGCCGTGCCGTCGGCACGGGCCGACGAAGCTCGCACCACGCAAGCGTCGGCCGGCGAGGGCGAGCGCCCGGCGCAGTCCGCGGAAGCTGACGGCGAAGACCGTCCGCGCCGCGGCTTGCGTCGCGGACCGCGCAGCCTGATCGCGCGCCGCCGCGCCGGAGCGAAGACGAAGGGCGCCGAAGGCGCACCCGCGCAAGGCGCGCCGGTCGTCACCGAAGCGCCGCCGGACGGCGAAGTGGTCGCGCAAGTACGCATGCCACGCAAGGACGCTGGCGCCAAGGGCCAAGGCCCGCGCCGCAATGCGGGCGGCGCGAAGCGCGAGGGTGGTCAGCGCGAGGGCGCTGCCCGTGAAGGCCAGCGCGAGCGTCAGCCGCGTGAGGGTGGTCAGCGTCAGAACAACCGCCGTGGCGGCGAAGCGTCGGCGGCACCCGCACCGGCGGAAGCGGGTCAGGACGACCTCTTTTCCTACGTCACGTCGCCTGCGTTCGACGCGGATAACAGCGCCACCGGCGGCGTGCGCGCGCCGATGCTGCGCCGTGGCAAGCCCGCCGCGCCGAAGCGCGTGCTGGCCGCCGACGACGACGCGCCGAAGCTGCACAAGGTGCTCGCCGAAGCAGGCATGGGCTCGCGTCGCGACATGGAAGAGTTGATCGTTGCCGGACGCGTTTCGGTGAACGGCGAGCCGGCTCACATCGGTCAGCGCATCATGCCGACCGACCAGGTTCGCATCAACGGCAAGCCGGTCAAGCGCAAGCTGGCCAACAAGCCGCCGCGCGTGCTGCTGTATCACAAACCGACTGGCGAAATCGTCAGCCATGCTGACCCGGAAGGCCGTCCGTCGGTGTTCGACAAGCTGCCGCCGATGAAAACGGCCAAGTGGCTCGCAGTCGGCCGTCTCGACTTCAATACCGAAGGTCTGCTGATGCTGACCACGTCGGGCGATCTTGCGAACCGTTTCATGCACCCGCGTTATAGCGTCGAGCGTGAATATGCGGTGCGCGTGGTCGGCGAGCTGGCTGAAGGCATGCGTCAGAAGCTGCTTCACGGTGTCGAACTGGAAGACGGTCCGGCGAACTTCCTGCGTATCCGCGACGGCGGCGGCGAGGGTACCAATCACTGGTATCACGTCGCGTTGGCCGAAGGGCGCAATCGCGAAGTGCGTCGTATGTTCGAAGCCGCCGGCTTGATGGTCAGCCGCCTGATCCGCACGCGTCACGGCGCGATTTCGCTGCCGAAGGGCTTGAAGCGCGGTCGTTACGAAGAGCTTGAGGACAACCAGGTGCGGGCGCTGATGGCGTCGGTGGGCCTGAAGGCGCCCACGGAAGAGCGTGGCAGCCGCAACTCGGCGCCCGAGCGTAAGCAGCCGGATCCGATGCAGACGTCGATGGGCTTTATCGGCCGTGAGCCGGTGTTGATGTCGCACAGCCGCTTTGAGCAACAGCCGCGTGGTCAAGGGCAAGGCCGTCGCGGTGCGGCGGGTGGTGGTTTTGGCGGCGGTACGGGCGGTAGTTTCGGTGGCGGCGCCGGTAGCGGTGGCGGCTATGGCAATCGCGGCACGGGCCGTGGAGCGAGCGGTTTTGGCGGCGGCTCCATGGGTGGCGCAACGGGTCCGCGTGGTGGCCGTGAGGTCGACGGCAATCGTGCGCCGTCGGGCAACGGCAACCGTAGTGGCGGCGGCAAGCGCGCTGCGGGCGGCGCAAATCCGGGCAACGGCGGCGGCAGCCGCGGTCCGGCAGGCAATCGTGGCGGCAACGCGAACCGCGCTGGCGGCAATGCCAACCCGGCTGGTGGCAATCGTAGCGGCGGCGCGCCGCGCGGCCGCTCGCGTGGCCGTTAA
- the rimP gene encoding ribosome maturation factor RimP, whose amino-acid sequence MQLTELIETTVVGLGYELVDLERTGRGMMCIYIDQPAGIAIEDCEKVTRQLQHVLTVENIDYERLEVSSPGLDRPLKKLADFERFAGSEAVITLKKPLDGRKSYRGILHAPQGETIGLEFEGKEGAAMLDFTLADMDKARLVPQVDFRSRKQ is encoded by the coding sequence GTGCAACTGACGGAACTGATTGAAACCACGGTCGTGGGACTCGGCTACGAGCTCGTCGATCTCGAGCGCACCGGGCGCGGCATGATGTGCATTTATATCGACCAGCCGGCCGGCATCGCGATCGAAGACTGCGAGAAAGTCACGCGTCAGCTCCAGCACGTTCTGACGGTCGAAAATATCGATTACGAGCGGCTTGAAGTGTCGTCGCCCGGTCTCGACCGCCCGCTGAAGAAACTGGCGGATTTCGAACGCTTCGCAGGCAGCGAAGCGGTAATCACATTGAAAAAGCCATTGGACGGACGGAAATCGTACCGGGGCATCCTGCATGCTCCGCAAGGCGAGACGATCGGTCTGGAATTTGAAGGGAAGGAAGGCGCCGCGATGCTCGATTTCACGCTCGCGGACATGGACAAAGCGCGCCTCGTTCCGCAAGTTGACTTTAGGAGCCGCAAACAATGA
- the nusA gene encoding transcription termination factor NusA: MSREVLMLVDALAREKNVDKDVVFAALEAALASASKKLFEEDADIRVHIDRESGEHETFRRWKVVPDEAGLQEPDQEILLFEAREQQPEIQLDEFIEEPVPSIEFGRIGAQAAKQVILQKVRDAEREQILNDFLERGEHIMTGSVKRLDKGNFIVETGRVEALLRRDQLIPKENLRVGDRVRAYIAKVDRTARGPQIELSRTAPEFLMKLFEMEVPEIEQGLLEIKAAARDPGVRAKIGVVAYDKRIDPIGTCVGIRGSRVQAVRNELGGENVDIVLWSEDPAQFVIGALAPAAVQSIVVDEEKHSMDVVVDENELAVAIGRSGQNVRLASELTGWQINIMTPDESAQKQNQERGVLRDLFMARLDVDEEVADILIDEGFTSLEEIAYVPLNEMLEIEAFDEDTVHELRNRSRDALLTQAIANEEKVENVALDLKSLDGMDADLLAKLAEHQVQTRDELAELAVDELVEMTGMEEDAAKALIMKAREHWFQ; this comes from the coding sequence ATGAGTCGCGAAGTGTTGATGCTGGTGGATGCGCTGGCACGCGAGAAGAATGTCGACAAAGACGTGGTATTTGCCGCGCTCGAAGCGGCTCTCGCTTCGGCCTCCAAGAAACTCTTCGAAGAAGACGCGGACATCCGCGTCCACATCGACCGTGAAAGCGGCGAGCACGAAACGTTTCGCCGCTGGAAAGTGGTGCCGGATGAAGCCGGTTTGCAGGAGCCGGATCAGGAAATTCTGTTGTTCGAAGCACGTGAACAGCAACCCGAGATTCAACTCGACGAGTTCATCGAAGAACCGGTGCCGTCGATCGAATTCGGCCGTATCGGCGCGCAGGCCGCCAAGCAGGTCATCCTGCAGAAGGTGCGCGACGCCGAGCGCGAGCAGATCCTGAACGACTTCCTCGAGCGCGGCGAGCACATCATGACCGGCTCGGTGAAGCGCCTCGACAAGGGTAACTTCATCGTCGAAACCGGCCGTGTCGAAGCGCTGCTGCGCCGCGATCAGCTGATTCCGAAGGAAAACCTGCGCGTGGGCGACCGCGTGCGCGCCTATATCGCCAAGGTCGATCGCACCGCTCGCGGTCCGCAGATCGAACTGTCGCGTACGGCGCCCGAATTCCTGATGAAGCTGTTCGAAATGGAAGTGCCGGAAATCGAACAGGGCCTGCTGGAAATCAAGGCGGCGGCTCGTGATCCGGGCGTCCGCGCCAAGATCGGCGTGGTCGCTTACGACAAGCGCATCGATCCGATCGGCACCTGCGTCGGTATTCGCGGCTCGCGCGTGCAGGCTGTGCGCAACGAGCTCGGTGGCGAAAACGTCGACATCGTGCTATGGTCGGAAGATCCCGCACAGTTTGTGATCGGCGCGCTCGCGCCGGCAGCCGTCCAGTCGATCGTCGTCGATGAAGAAAAGCATTCGATGGACGTCGTCGTAGACGAAAACGAACTGGCGGTCGCGATCGGCCGCAGCGGCCAGAACGTGCGTCTTGCCAGCGAACTCACCGGCTGGCAGATCAACATCATGACGCCGGACGAATCTGCGCAAAAGCAGAATCAGGAACGCGGTGTACTGCGTGACCTGTTCATGGCGCGTCTCGATGTCGACGAAGAAGTTGCCGACATCCTGATCGACGAAGGCTTCACGAGCCTCGAAGAGATCGCTTATGTGCCGCTCAACGAAATGCTCGAAATCGAAGCATTCGACGAAGACACCGTTCACGAACTGCGTAACCGCTCGCGCGACGCGTTGCTCACGCAAGCTATCGCGAATGAAGAAAAGGTCGAAAATGTAGCACTCGACCTGAAGAGCCTGGACGGCATGGACGCCGACCTGCTCGCAAAGCTGGCTGAACATCAGGTGCAGACGCGCGACGAACTCGCCGAACTGGCCGTGGATGAACTGGTCGAGATGACCGGAATGGAAGAGGATGCCGCTAAGGCGTTGATCATGAAAGCACGTGAACACTGGTTCCAGTGA